In Bacteroidota bacterium, the following proteins share a genomic window:
- a CDS encoding cytochrome c biogenesis protein DipZ: MILLLAFAFLAGLVTILAPCIWPILPIVLSSSVAGKGHQRPLGITLGIMASFGFFTLAISYLVNIFHFDPNGLRLAAVIIIAFLGLTMIIPSLSSLIEVYISRLSGVFGHHNNQGNGFGVGFITGLSLGMVWSPCAGPILAAIATLAATGKVTLDVVMITFAYVLGTGIPLFLFAYGGQHIIRRTRSLSEHLGRIQQAFGVMMLLTALAIQTNYDKVVETKLLELFPVFGTTLNAFESNHAIAAQLDLLKGKDASEIVDVSQKESLLNADKVAPDFAGIEKWLNTDSALTIQSLRGRVVLVDFWTYTCINCIRTLPHITSWYEKYKDKGFVVVGVHTPEFQFEHNADNVLNAANMYGIHYPIAQDNDYKTWNNYQNEYWPAEYLIDAKGRIRRTHFGEGEYDEMEMAIRELLQENGKALSGAITNLPDELPDGEQSPETYLGAARMEYFFPTRTLTPGQKTFIFPKNIKINSFSLSGEWNIRSENAVAGKNAELQYYFIADHVYLVLHPGRTTSPQRIKVLLDGKSIDESEAGSDVQNGMVTLNSERLYSLVNLHEKPGAHKLLLQFETPGIEAYAFTFG; the protein is encoded by the coding sequence ATGATTCTCCTCCTCGCTTTTGCATTTTTGGCGGGATTAGTGACCATCCTTGCTCCTTGTATTTGGCCGATTCTTCCGATTGTTCTCTCCTCATCTGTCGCTGGAAAAGGGCACCAGAGACCGCTTGGAATCACGCTCGGCATCATGGCGAGTTTCGGTTTTTTTACCTTAGCGATCTCCTATCTCGTCAATATTTTCCATTTTGATCCAAATGGACTTCGTCTGGCGGCCGTGATCATCATTGCTTTTCTTGGTCTTACAATGATCATCCCCTCACTTTCGAGTCTGATCGAAGTGTATATCAGCAGGCTCAGCGGTGTATTCGGACATCATAACAATCAAGGAAACGGTTTTGGAGTCGGATTTATCACGGGGCTGTCACTCGGAATGGTCTGGTCGCCGTGCGCCGGTCCCATTTTAGCCGCTATTGCAACCCTTGCGGCGACCGGCAAAGTCACCCTCGATGTCGTTATGATCACATTCGCTTATGTGCTCGGGACAGGAATCCCTCTTTTTCTCTTTGCGTATGGCGGGCAGCACATCATCCGGCGGACACGATCCCTCTCAGAACATTTGGGAAGAATCCAGCAGGCCTTCGGCGTGATGATGCTCCTGACGGCGCTCGCCATTCAGACGAATTACGACAAAGTGGTTGAAACAAAACTGCTCGAACTCTTCCCTGTGTTTGGCACAACGTTGAACGCATTTGAAAGCAATCATGCGATCGCAGCACAACTCGATCTTCTTAAAGGAAAAGACGCTTCAGAAATCGTCGATGTAAGCCAAAAGGAATCCTTGCTGAATGCAGACAAAGTCGCGCCGGATTTTGCAGGAATAGAAAAATGGCTTAACACGGATTCTGCTCTCACCATACAAAGTCTGCGCGGAAGGGTCGTGCTGGTCGATTTCTGGACGTATACATGCATCAACTGCATCCGTACCCTCCCACATATAACCTCGTGGTATGAGAAATACAAGGATAAGGGATTTGTTGTTGTCGGTGTTCACACTCCGGAATTCCAATTCGAACACAATGCCGATAATGTTTTGAATGCGGCAAATATGTATGGCATCCACTATCCGATCGCGCAAGACAATGATTACAAAACGTGGAACAACTACCAGAATGAATATTGGCCGGCAGAATATCTTATCGATGCAAAGGGGCGGATCCGGAGAACTCATTTCGGTGAGGGAGAATATGACGAGATGGAAATGGCGATTCGCGAACTCTTGCAGGAGAATGGAAAGGCGCTTTCTGGGGCAATAACGAACCTGCCGGACGAATTGCCGGATGGTGAGCAATCTCCTGAAACATATTTAGGGGCAGCGAGAATGGAATATTTTTTCCCGACAAGAACATTAACTCCGGGTCAGAAAACATTTATCTTCCCGAAAAACATCAAGATCAACTCCTTCAGCCTTTCAGGTGAATGGAACATCCGCAGCGAAAATGCTGTTGCAGGAAAAAATGCGGAATTGCAATACTATTTTATTGCTGACCATGTTTATCTCGTTCTTCATCCCGGAAGAACGACATCGCCTCAAAGGATCAAGGTTCTTCTGGATGGAAAGAGCATTGATGAATCCGAAGCGGGAAGTGATGTGCAAAATGGAATGGTGACTCTCAATTCAGAGCGGCTCTACAGTTTAGTGAATTTGCATGAGAAGCCGGGTGCTCATAAGCTGCTGTTACAGTTTGAAACACCAGGGATTGAGGCGTACGCATTCACCTTTGGATAA
- a CDS encoding DUF6799 domain-containing protein translates to MKNTMLLAFCLILCSMASAYGQDKMGTMKNMEMDTTKKMGNMMSKKRSMMKDCVMMKDGKMMMMKGGKSMVMDKEMTMPNGSKVTPSGEVVTKGGMKMMMKEGDMMDMNGNMKVEKKTKMMKSVMKSDTTK, encoded by the coding sequence ATGAAGAACACGATGCTTTTGGCCTTTTGTTTAATCCTGTGCTCCATGGCCTCGGCCTACGGCCAGGATAAAATGGGGACCATGAAGAATATGGAAATGGACACGACCAAGAAGATGGGGAATATGATGTCCAAAAAGAGAAGCATGATGAAAGACTGTGTCATGATGAAAGACGGGAAAATGATGATGATGAAGGGGGGTAAATCGATGGTCATGGATAAGGAGATGACCATGCCCAACGGATCAAAGGTCACGCCGAGCGGTGAGGTAGTCACGAAGGGGGGGATGAAAATGATGATGAAAGAGGGAGATATGATGGACATGAACGGGAACATGAAGGTGGAAAAGAAAACGAAGATGATGAAGAGCGTGATGAAGTCCGACACGACGAAGTAG
- the msrB gene encoding peptide-methionine (R)-S-oxide reductase MsrB, which yields MNLISAVCLFGFALLNGCAKEIAEGNTTRLIPASDSGLDTATFAGGCYWCMDDVYEKLDGVKEVISGFSGGHVKDPSYELVSTGTTGAREAVQVIYDPAIISYSELVDVYWRQFDPTDDGGSFYDRGSQYRSAIFFHDNTQKAIADRSKINLEEAKIFDRPIATEIVPYAAFYSAGEDQQQFCQRNPVRYYSYHDASGRDEYIKGIWGDMKMEHYKKPTTAELRKKLTNLQYDVTQNDGTERPFANEYWDNHRDGIYVDIVSGEPLFSSRDKFESGTGWPSFTKPIDARFIVKKVDSSLGMERIEVRSKAGDSHLGHLFDDGPAPTHLRYCMNSASLRFIPKEDIVKEGYGYLEWIFKT from the coding sequence ATGAATCTAATATCAGCAGTATGTTTATTTGGTTTTGCTCTGCTCAACGGCTGTGCTAAGGAAATTGCAGAGGGAAACACGACACGATTGATTCCCGCATCCGACAGCGGGCTGGATACGGCCACTTTTGCCGGAGGATGTTACTGGTGTATGGACGACGTCTATGAGAAGCTGGACGGAGTTAAGGAAGTAATCTCGGGCTTTTCCGGAGGTCATGTTAAAGACCCGTCTTATGAACTCGTTTCCACCGGGACCACAGGCGCCCGCGAGGCAGTTCAGGTGATCTATGACCCTGCAATCATAAGTTATTCGGAGCTGGTCGACGTGTACTGGAGACAATTCGATCCGACAGATGACGGCGGGTCTTTTTATGACAGAGGAAGTCAATATCGGTCCGCCATATTTTTTCATGACAATACTCAAAAGGCGATTGCAGATCGTTCAAAAATAAATCTTGAGGAAGCCAAAATATTTGACAGGCCAATCGCTACGGAGATCGTTCCTTATGCTGCCTTCTATTCAGCCGGAGAAGATCAGCAGCAATTCTGTCAAAGAAACCCCGTTCGATACTATAGTTACCACGACGCATCGGGAAGAGACGAATACATCAAAGGAATCTGGGGAGACATGAAAATGGAACATTACAAGAAACCAACAACCGCCGAATTGAGGAAAAAATTAACCAACCTCCAGTATGACGTAACGCAAAACGATGGAACGGAGAGACCGTTTGCGAACGAGTATTGGGATAACCATCGCGACGGTATTTATGTGGATATCGTTTCGGGCGAGCCATTGTTCAGCTCGCGCGACAAATTCGAATCGGGCACCGGTTGGCCGAGTTTCACAAAGCCAATCGATGCAAGGTTTATCGTCAAGAAAGTTGATTCATCGCTGGGAATGGAGCGTATTGAAGTTCGAAGCAAAGCGGGCGATTCTCATCTGGGCCACCTGTTTGATGATGGCCCCGCGCCAACCCATTTGCGCTACTGCATGAATTCGGCTTCGCTCCGGTTCATTCCGAAAGAAGATATCGTGAAAGAGGGATACGGGTACCTTGAGTGGATATTCAAGACCTAA
- a CDS encoding response regulator: MTNVREQYKILIVDDDKTFLKLLSSALNSKDDNFLVETARSGKECLQKVKRFKPNLVLLDIGMTGMNGLVTLRFIKSIDASTLVYILSGLSIEYIQDGVGMVPADGYFTKTQFVALLSSDQSFDIILKAGRI; the protein is encoded by the coding sequence ATGACAAACGTTCGCGAGCAGTACAAAATATTAATTGTTGATGATGACAAGACCTTTCTCAAACTTCTTTCTTCAGCCCTGAATTCAAAGGACGATAACTTCCTTGTTGAAACTGCACGATCCGGCAAAGAATGTCTTCAAAAGGTAAAACGGTTTAAGCCAAATCTGGTTCTTTTGGACATCGGGATGACCGGCATGAACGGACTCGTGACGCTCCGTTTTATCAAATCGATTGATGCGTCAACTCTTGTTTATATCCTCTCCGGTCTCTCAATTGAATACATCCAGGATGGCGTTGGGATGGTACCGGCTGACGGGTATTTTACGAAAACACAATTTGTCGCTCTCCTGTCAAGTGATCAGTCCTTTGACATAATCCTGAAAGCAGGAAGAATATAG
- a CDS encoding serine hydrolase domain-containing protein — MKNQYLAFTVFTTVFALFSSCASKPKLPDKVQNIAEFEEYMNKLVESGTPPGMSFVVVKNDSIIYGKGFGWADEPRVIHATPNTVYHWWSCTKIATAIAILQLQERGKLSLNDPVLRYLPFFEVKYPSDTSRQVTILNLLNHTSGLPDPSAFTFVSWVHHDEDPPVNQGDFIKKVLPDYSKLKFEPGDHSEYSNIGYMVLGAIIEKVTGMAYEDYIRQNILQPLGMNHTDFLYMEETKSEEAAGSHPTINLMTPLLYVMAPSYIRETHWSHLWMKRVYTDQTPPTGLIGSATDAGRLVAAYLNGGELDGRRILSQESMATMTYRWQVSSKNDDSLNYRRQGIGWQIYGQSGRRVLTHDGGGPGFSTKIQLYPDEHLGFVLFTNDVTSDTWQIVKLAGTVKW, encoded by the coding sequence ATGAAAAATCAATACTTAGCATTCACTGTATTTACTACAGTTTTTGCACTGTTCAGTTCCTGTGCTTCCAAGCCTAAACTACCGGATAAAGTACAAAATATTGCGGAATTTGAGGAGTACATGAACAAACTAGTAGAATCAGGTACTCCTCCCGGTATGTCTTTCGTAGTGGTAAAGAACGACAGTATCATATACGGCAAAGGGTTCGGCTGGGCCGACGAACCGCGGGTAATCCATGCCACGCCGAATACTGTGTATCATTGGTGGTCATGTACAAAAATTGCCACTGCAATTGCCATCCTCCAACTTCAGGAAAGGGGAAAGCTCTCTTTAAATGATCCGGTCCTCCGGTATCTTCCTTTCTTCGAAGTCAAGTATCCTTCCGATACCAGCAGGCAGGTAACTATCCTGAATCTCCTCAACCATACTTCAGGATTACCGGATCCGTCCGCGTTTACGTTCGTCAGCTGGGTTCACCACGACGAAGATCCTCCGGTTAATCAAGGTGATTTCATAAAGAAAGTGCTTCCGGATTATTCTAAACTGAAGTTTGAGCCGGGAGACCATTCTGAATATTCCAACATCGGCTACATGGTGTTGGGTGCCATTATTGAAAAAGTAACCGGCATGGCGTACGAAGATTACATCCGTCAAAATATTCTTCAACCGTTGGGAATGAATCACACAGATTTTCTTTACATGGAAGAAACAAAATCGGAAGAAGCAGCAGGCAGCCATCCGACTATTAATCTGATGACGCCGTTACTCTATGTCATGGCTCCATCATATATTCGGGAAACCCATTGGAGCCATCTCTGGATGAAACGTGTTTATACAGACCAAACCCCGCCTACCGGTCTTATTGGGTCGGCGACAGACGCAGGCAGATTGGTCGCTGCATATCTGAATGGCGGAGAACTCGATGGCCGACGTATTCTTTCGCAGGAGTCAATGGCAACAATGACGTATCGATGGCAAGTAAGTTCAAAGAATGATGATTCGCTGAATTACCGCAGGCAGGGAATCGGTTGGCAAATCTATGGACAATCCGGGAGACGGGTCCTCACGCATGACGGTGGCGGTCCAGGCTTTAGTACGAAAATTCAATTGTATCCGGATGAACATCTTGGGTTTGTTCTATTCACAAATGACGTTACATCCGATACTTGGCAAATAGTGAAGCTCGCGGGTACCGTCAAATGGTAA
- a CDS encoding glycoside hydrolase family 2 TIM barrel-domain containing protein → MSLARVLSTVFFLFVTVASSPLSRAQGKNPHGNVWSQERAWAWQAKNGWMCGADFVPSTAINQLEMWQEETYDTTTINRELGWAEKIGMGAMRVFLHHLAWESDREGFKGRIEKFLEIASRHHIKIMFVFFDDCWNPDPHTGRQPRPVTGRHNSGWVQDPGPLLAKDPGLWPVLEEYVKDVMSTFGADDRVLIWDLYNEPNKPDDASLPLLRKVFQWARETNARQPVTSGIHDWALVDYNKVQLGQSDIISYHSYGDSAEHRSRIDSLKKFNRPMICSEYMARKFNSTFQTILPMLKREKIIAINWGLVTGKTNTMYAWGDTTHSDGSEPALWFHDVFRRDGRPYKQEEVDVIREMTLDKNP, encoded by the coding sequence ATGTCACTTGCACGAGTGCTTTCGACAGTGTTTTTCCTTTTTGTGACGGTAGCGTCTTCTCCGTTGTCCCGAGCTCAAGGTAAGAATCCGCATGGCAACGTTTGGTCTCAGGAGCGCGCTTGGGCATGGCAGGCGAAGAACGGATGGATGTGTGGAGCGGATTTTGTTCCATCGACGGCGATCAACCAGCTTGAAATGTGGCAAGAAGAAACCTACGATACCACGACGATCAACAGAGAACTCGGCTGGGCGGAAAAGATCGGAATGGGGGCGATGCGTGTCTTTCTACACCATCTTGCATGGGAAAGCGACCGTGAGGGCTTCAAGGGACGGATAGAGAAATTCCTGGAGATCGCTTCACGTCACCATATCAAGATCATGTTCGTATTCTTCGATGATTGCTGGAACCCCGACCCGCATACCGGCCGACAGCCGAGGCCGGTCACGGGAAGACATAATTCAGGATGGGTACAGGACCCCGGCCCGCTGTTGGCGAAGGACCCCGGTCTGTGGCCCGTGCTCGAGGAGTATGTGAAGGATGTTATGAGCACCTTTGGGGCCGATGACCGCGTCCTGATCTGGGATCTCTATAACGAGCCAAACAAACCGGACGATGCATCTCTACCACTCCTCCGTAAGGTCTTTCAATGGGCAAGGGAGACCAACGCCCGGCAGCCGGTAACATCGGGGATCCACGATTGGGCATTGGTCGATTACAACAAGGTCCAGCTTGGCCAATCCGACATCATTTCGTACCACAGTTACGGCGATTCAGCCGAGCACAGATCGAGGATCGACAGTCTGAAAAAATTCAACCGCCCGATGATCTGCAGCGAGTACATGGCACGAAAATTCAACAGCACCTTTCAAACGATCCTCCCCATGCTGAAGAGGGAGAAGATCATCGCCATCAACTGGGGACTCGTCACGGGAAAGACGAACACGATGTACGCCTGGGGGGATACAACGCACAGCGACGGGTCCGAACCCGCACTCTGGTTTCACGACGTCTTCCGCAGAGATGGGAGGCCCTACAAGCAGGAAGAAGTCGATGTCATCAGAGAGATGACGCTCGATAAAAATCCGTGA
- a CDS encoding DHA2 family efflux MFS transporter permease subunit, which produces MIGTFMAVLDSTIVNVSLPKIMASFGITVDKVEWVVTAYMLVMAVMLPTSGWIADHFGYKRTYFSALALFTVGSFLCGLAWNENVLIAFRVIQGIGAGLIMPTGMAIVTREFPPQQRGVALGFWAIAAAASVSLGPLIGGYLVDNINWNAIFNINLPVGCVGLFATFVVQREYKTEQTRSFDVLGFTSMSTFLCALLLALTDGNAAWNTGGWTSPFIVSCFVVAVFSLMVFFVTELVVAHPLVDLTLFKDINFSFANGILFIFGVGMFGSTFLLPLYLQQSLGYTAFQAGALFLPVGILQAITAPISGILSDRVDPRIPSAVGIVLLTISLFLNCGLSLYSEHQQIMLPLYIRGLGMGFMFTPLSTAALSNIPKHKIGQASGMFNIIRQLGGSFGIAFMSTLLLRRTIYHMATYGQVVCPQSDIYRVVTGNLTRFSMTALPTSHSLASMRASALIASHIETQSFIRAVDDDFYIAALVTMTAIIPILFLRTKKRGHSEKIVAAE; this is translated from the coding sequence ATCGTCAATGTATCGTTGCCTAAAATCATGGCATCGTTTGGAATTACCGTCGACAAAGTAGAGTGGGTCGTCACTGCATACATGCTGGTCATGGCGGTCATGCTGCCCACGTCCGGATGGATCGCCGATCACTTTGGATACAAGAGGACATATTTTTCCGCTCTCGCACTCTTCACCGTTGGATCCTTTTTGTGCGGCCTCGCGTGGAATGAAAATGTTCTTATCGCGTTCAGGGTTATTCAGGGAATCGGCGCAGGATTGATTATGCCGACCGGGATGGCCATTGTGACGCGCGAATTTCCCCCTCAACAGCGGGGCGTGGCGCTGGGATTCTGGGCCATTGCCGCGGCCGCGTCCGTTTCATTAGGCCCTTTGATTGGCGGATACCTGGTCGACAACATTAACTGGAACGCCATCTTCAATATCAACCTGCCGGTCGGGTGTGTCGGTTTATTCGCCACGTTTGTCGTTCAGCGGGAGTATAAGACAGAGCAGACACGATCGTTCGATGTTCTCGGGTTCACGTCAATGTCCACATTCCTTTGCGCCCTTCTTCTGGCTCTGACCGACGGCAATGCGGCGTGGAATACCGGCGGATGGACTTCTCCCTTTATCGTTTCATGTTTTGTCGTTGCAGTTTTTTCGCTCATGGTTTTCTTTGTCACGGAATTGGTCGTTGCACATCCTCTTGTCGACCTGACTTTATTCAAGGATATTAATTTTAGCTTTGCCAACGGCATCCTTTTCATCTTCGGCGTCGGGATGTTCGGAAGTACATTTCTGCTTCCGTTGTACTTGCAGCAATCCTTGGGGTACACCGCATTTCAAGCGGGGGCATTGTTTCTCCCTGTCGGAATTCTTCAGGCAATTACGGCCCCCATTTCCGGGATCCTGTCTGACAGAGTCGATCCGCGCATTCCATCAGCCGTCGGGATCGTTTTGCTGACAATCAGCTTGTTTCTCAACTGTGGGCTGTCTCTTTATTCCGAACATCAGCAAATTATGCTTCCCCTTTACATCCGCGGTTTAGGAATGGGATTCATGTTCACCCCTCTGTCGACGGCGGCCCTTTCGAATATTCCAAAACATAAGATCGGACAAGCCTCGGGCATGTTCAATATCATCCGGCAACTAGGCGGAAGTTTTGGCATCGCATTCATGAGCACGCTCCTGCTCCGGCGGACGATCTATCACATGGCGACATACGGTCAGGTTGTTTGTCCGCAGTCCGATATTTACCGTGTCGTCACGGGCAATTTGACGCGCTTCAGCATGACGGCCCTGCCGACAAGCCATTCACTCGCGAGCATGCGGGCTTCTGCGCTGATCGCTTCTCACATTGAAACCCAGTCGTTTATTCGCGCGGTTGACGACGATTTTTACATTGCAGCGTTGGTCACAATGACGGCGATCATTCCTATTCTGTTCCTGCGGACGAAAAAACGCGGACACTCGGAGAAGATTGTCGCCGCTGAGTGA
- a CDS encoding peroxiredoxin-like family protein, translating into MVSGIILMVGLATLTITGADAVAQGQNDSSGRVADRADDIHPLLVGMKVPDVVLTDVQGKEVKIYSLLEKKPTVLIFYRGGWCPYCNLQLEQLHTIESDVLKEGYQIVAVSADRPENVEKSIVKHDLHYTLLSDSTMNAAKAFGLAFRVDKEALERSTKYAATLESGSGLNHHILPVPAVFIVQKDGSIIFEYVNPNFKVRLNAQVLLAILKAENEQTGKN; encoded by the coding sequence ATGGTTAGCGGTATTATTTTAATGGTCGGCCTTGCGACGCTTACGATCACGGGGGCTGATGCTGTGGCACAGGGACAAAATGACTCATCCGGCAGAGTAGCAGACCGGGCGGATGATATTCATCCTCTTCTCGTAGGGATGAAGGTCCCCGATGTTGTTCTGACTGACGTCCAGGGGAAAGAGGTAAAAATATATTCTCTCCTCGAAAAAAAGCCGACCGTTCTCATATTTTATCGCGGAGGATGGTGTCCGTATTGCAATCTTCAATTGGAACAGCTGCACACGATAGAAAGCGATGTTCTTAAAGAGGGCTACCAGATCGTAGCAGTCAGCGCGGACCGTCCGGAAAACGTTGAGAAAAGCATAGTGAAACACGACCTTCATTATACGCTCCTCTCGGACAGCACAATGAATGCAGCGAAAGCTTTCGGGCTTGCGTTCAGAGTGGATAAGGAAGCATTGGAGAGATCCACGAAATACGCGGCAACACTGGAGTCCGGCTCTGGCTTAAACCACCATATTCTTCCCGTGCCTGCGGTCTTTATCGTTCAGAAAGATGGTAGCATCATTTTTGAGTATGTGAACCCTAACTTTAAGGTCAGATTGAACGCGCAGGTGCTGCTCGCCATACTGAAGGCAGAAAACGAACAGACAGGGAAGAACTAA